A window of Pseudoliparis swirei isolate HS2019 ecotype Mariana Trench chromosome 2, NWPU_hadal_v1, whole genome shotgun sequence genomic DNA:
GTGACCTGCTAGACCCattcatattttcatgagatattactgtttagattttttaaaaaatcacactaaaaaataaatattatttatttaaagcaaatctgaaactttcttcaaaaatacactgcagtcttgttgttaatggtgacctctgctagacccatgaatatttttcaTTACTATTACTGTAGAATAAATTCATTCACTTTAAagtagaaataaatatgattaatattattgcaatatttagattttatttaatctgaaactttcttcaaaaaagtacactgcagtcttgttatttgtGACtcagctagacccatgaatattatcatgagatattactgtggagatttgaATAAATTTCACTTTAAActtagaaataaatattattattattattatattatattttttatttttaagtaaaatctgaaactttcaaAAAAGGTAAACTGCTTGTTATTCTTGACCTTGGTGACCTCCGTGGAATTttcgaataaattcactttaaacttagcgaaataaatattattaatattataaatctgaaactttcttcaaaaaggtacactgcagtcttattattggtgacctctgctagacccatgaatattttcatgagatattactgtgatttttttgaagaaattcaatttattagcgaaaataaaataaataaacacacaaaacctTCAAATTCTCTCTAATATAACCTTACTGCTTTAAATTCAAAGAAGGCATCTGAATACCCTAAGGTTTAGAACCGATAGggtctgagttaagggccccaaaaagcCAAAAAGGGTATTGGGCCTTGTtcttgtatttatgtttttatttattagtgcaaaaaaaaataataataataatattatttcctGGAAAAATTAAATTGAAACAGACATTCAGAAGACAACAcctgatgttgatgatgattctTCACACCCACAAACCAACAACAAGTTAATTGGCTGTGTGACCCAGGACTTGAGAGGGGTGTGTGATTTAAATCtggagaccctgttgtgagtttgggcaggattttagcttttcttttttaaaacatgtcagagcttagctttctttcccAGGTTTCCAGCCCCCCCAATGGGGGCCCAACCATGGTGGCTTATAGTACTACCCCACTACCCCCCCcaatttttactcaaaaaaacaaacaaacaaagtgaaaAAGACATtaagttaaaaacaacaacaacaacatatgcaCACAAATATTTCAACACAGAAACAATTCAGTTATAATTAACCAAATCTACTCATGAGTAAGTAGTAGTATGGGCAATAACTTTTACCAGCATTCAAAAATAATAtagttagttaaaaaaaaaaaagaaaggatttttttttcttaatttttttttttttcctatgtgcagtgtatttaagtgaataatTATTGCGTGAAGGAAATTGTCCTGGATGGTAAGTCAGGGGGGgaccgagagggagagagtctaATCTTCCTTTGCTCTTCCTTGGGGAAGCAAGCAGAGAGTCCTGGAGAGGGGCAGATTGGAGCCACAGCCTCAGCAGAGCAGATGATCAGATGATCTGCTGCTGAGTCTGGCTCTGTCTGCAGCAGTGGCTGCAGcgtgagaggaggatggaggatggaggcagAGATGGGACTGAAGTGCACCCATGGTTCTTTGCAGCAGGTCCAGTCTTTGGCTTTCAATTCATCCTAAGTCAGGAGCCATGAATGCCTTTTTTAGTGAGCTTTTGATGATGTTTGTTATGTTGCTCAgctgattttttattatttaaaaaaattcaattcatataatataaaaatattatatatttcgcTAAGTTATTACTGAATTTATTCGAAATCTCATTTAAAATGAATCTATTCAGAATCTCACAGTGATATCATGAATGGATAATCATGGACCTACCATTAACAAGTTGAACaagtaccttttttttttttttaaaaaaaatttaaatttgccATATCataaatcaaaatatattattcaatatttcatattattttaatcaaaattTTCTAATTTCCATCAAATctcacagtaatatctcatggtcataatcatggacctagctgagtgCACCAATTTTGAAGAATAAAATCCAATTTTTGaagaatattttaaataatattaataatattagaaatattatttcattaataataatttattcgAATTTATAATcaagtatatatttattgataaaatcTCCAccatatctcatgaaaataaacaagggtctagctgaggtcaccaataagaagactgtttttaaattttttgaaagtaaatcatttatattaatataaaatataaatattgcaataatattaatcatatttatctAATAAAGTTTAAAGtgaatatattcaaatattccACAGTAAATTCTCAAAGTTCAATCTTTGAAATCAGCATTATTAAGAATTAAGTagaagttttatttttaaaataatgttttcatattaattttatttaaaaataaaaatatttaataattataaaattttatattttctaatataaaataaaaaaaaaatctccacagtaaaaTAAAAGGATCATAACCTGAAGAAATGAGTGTAACCTCCTTTTTCGTGGGTTTTAACAAGACTGTTCAATGCCTTTTTTGAcaaaattttaaatatatttataaaattaaaattattaataatatttattaatagTTTATTCTTTCTAATCTAAAAATATCTGGTTCAATTCAAAAATAGTATATTCAATAAGAAAATATTCATAGGTCTAGCTGTGCAAATTTGTCACAAGACTTTAAATTATTTGATTTtactaaatatttatttaatattgtctaaaaaaaaattttattaataaatttaatatttaatatctcTTTATTCTATTCTAATTATTCTCTGAGTTCATTCAGAATATCATAACAATTTTAGAATTAAGTTCCATTTCCAATTTAATAGAAATGATTTAAAAGAATTTAATattacttttaatatttaaaataaaaactataaaaataaatctaaaaatattatatctattaatctttaaaaaatctttATATTGAAAAGATTTCTGCAATCTTCATGAAATAGAGAATGTTTTTGCAGAACTTTGAAGAgaccatttttatttaataataattttaatatgAATAgaaatttttaaatatttaaaatactaaTATTTAGTTaaaatttataaaataatatttcaaaatctacaaaataatatctcatgaaaatatcacgGTACTCACAAGATATAAGAATCAGATTTCTAGAAttagaggtcaccaataacaaaataaaattacatccttttttgaaaagttcatttatactatttatttataatatttatatttcatcaaTAATATTTTATCTCCTTTAAATTAAGTTTGAATGAAATCTCCACACAatatccatgaagaaaaattcAGAAATCAAAAGAAGGtcaccaataaaaaaaaatgaatattgcaataatattaatcaataaatattgcaataatattaatcatatttatttctcgctaaatttaaaagattttattttcaatctctcagtaatatctcatgaaaaaatTCATGGGGTCTAGagagaggtcaccattaacaactgcagtgtgttttttttgaagaaagtttttttttttttttaaaataaaaaaaaaaatataatattaatattatttatattcgcTAAAGTTTAAAAGTGAATTTTTCAAAATTCAAAATCTATATCTCAAAAAATATTCATGGTCTAGCAGTCTCACCAacaacaagactgcagtgtacctttttttgaagattttttttaaagtttcagatttgatttatttctcactaactttaaagtgaatttattcaaaatcacaCAATAATCTCATGAAATAATAATCAatctagctgaggtcaccaataacacaacaagactgtagtttttttttttttgagaagtTTTtatttgcttaaaaaaaaaaaatattatttgccataatattaataattatttctttaaaattgaattgaatttattcattaataataatatctatcaataataatggattcatgggtctagcacaGCAAACAATAAGTAATTTTGAAGATTTTTATCAAGaaacttacagatttgctttaataaaataaaataaatatatttataaatatattttattttattttttattttcttaataaagaatcaaacgtcagaatgtcttgatcatCTCTGGATGAAAATTTGAGGTAGTAGAGGGTCACATTAACAAGACctagagttttttttattttgaaattctaaatcagaatatcccaatattggaataattactttatttcattaatgtgttcatcaatAATACCCAtgattttcatctcttcatttagtttaatctatcactatatctgtatttaaaggcgtgtttcgtcatatcacgttcaccggaagttcgctcttattttgaagacagctttcacacgctcgtaccgtaataATGTGGTATATATactactgaaaaaaaaaaatcgtgcgggctggcttgactgtgtttttcgaagtggcggctggcttgaccgcagtacGCTCTCGACGGGCTATTAACATCACGTCAAGTTTGCAGAAGCACGGAGGAGGTCTGAAGCTCCATCACTGGTCAGCACACACGCTTGCTTTTAGAGCCGCTGGGCTTGATgtgcgaggacacgaggagcagCGTGGGGGAGACCTGGTGCACCCCCAACGagatcatgtgtgtgttgatgttgtgTAGTCTGCCATGAAGATGCCCAACATCTCCATTCAAGCACAGTTCTCAGACCAGGCCGAGGCCCACCCTGACTAGACCGACCCGGTGTGTGAAGAATCAAACCCACACTTCAACAATCTGGACGTTCACATTTCCCCTGCGCATTATTTCACCCACCTTTTCACTCTTATGATTTGATCCCTCATCGGCTTTATGTCCTGGAAGCTCTGCTGGTTGACGAGGCTGTAGACCAGGATGAATCCTTGACCGTTCTTGATGTAAAGGTCCCGCATGGAGGCGAACTGCTCGGTACCGGCGGTGTCCAGGATCTCCAGCACCGAGGGCGAGGAGTCCACCTCGATCTCTTTGCGGTAGAAATCCTCGATGGTGGGGTCGTACTTCTCGATGAAAGTCCCGGTGACAAACTGCACGGTGAGGGCGGATTTCCCGACCCCGCCGCTGCCCAGGACCACCACTTTGTACTCGCGCATCGTGGATTTGTATCAAGTCGGATACGGTATCGATCTCCGTGGACTCGGAATGTTCACGCACCAAATCACAGCAACGACTCTTGACCCATCGTGAACGAGTTGTCGATAACACCGTCTCGCTCGCCGCTGCTCAGCGATGGCAGAGCACAAAGACGCGGTGGCCCGAGATGGATCTCATTGTAGAAAGTCCCCCGTGCAGGCCAGACAGCGACAGCGAGACGGACATCCGAACACCGCAATTGTCCAGAAATGTGCACGGGCAGGAAGGAAATGTCGCCCGATGATGTGCAGCGTGCGGGTTTTCATCTGCTTGACTCGCCCCTCTCTACGCATCGGGACAAAAACAAACTTGCTCCATCGAGGACACTGGAAAGACGCTGGCTGAGCCCCGAGTTATGAAGTGTAGGCGCGATGTTTCCAGCTCGGATGCCGCCTCTGGAAACACAGCAGCGACTACAAGCACGTCCGCACTTAATTGCAGAACTTGCGtccctttttgtttctttctcagcATCTCTGGCGTGGCTCCGCTTCTCCCTCGCTCTCCAGCGCAATCCCAGCCGCCATACTCTCGGGTGTGCAGACCCACGGCCGCTGCTGCCCAACCGACTGGTCCCCACTCGGCTCCCGTACGGAGCTAGAAAAAACCAAACCGTACGGACCCTCCCTCCTCAGACGGACGTGCGAGCGGTCCAACTGCCGGCCTCCGCGGTCTTTCGACCTCACTCGTGCCCGAATGGGAGCTGCGCGCCGGGGGCCAGTCACATTCAGCGGCTGCGTTTCCGTTCATGTGTTAAAAATCCCCATCATCGGTTGCCCCAGTGACAACCGAAGGGAGCTCGTCCAATCACAGGGCGGCTTGAGGATGTGTAACCAGGAGGAAAATGCACCGGATGCTGTTGCTATGGTAACACTGCATTTTGTTGCTGCTGCCTAACATTTGAGAATGGCGTAAAGAGGTGTCAATAAAGTTGGTAAATTGACTTACTTACGAacctatttatttatctgtacCAGTGCAAGCTGCTTTATCAAGACATTACACACACTTGTGATGTAGACAATCATTAACTCTTTATTTATGGTTTATTATTCTAttcaatattattttatttattataattgatttcattcaaatgtttttcttattgtttaacatttttttaatttaaaagattTTCTTTGCCCAAGCACAGCACTTACTTGCCTTGTGCTGTATACACAAAGCAGTCACAATTACATGTCATGAGACTCACCGACAATGCAACAGACACAACCTGTAAGAAATAATTTATAAAACTTAATCgaagtttaaaaataataatacaatcatCTTGTCTGAGTTCCCTGTTATAGGTTTCTCTTGTAgttattaatatacatttaaatggtATATTTACCGAAATATTCCATATTCAAGTTCAGTTTGAGCCAGATGTCTAATAGAATCAACAACATGTACAGGCTTTCAGATTAGGATCTTTTAATGACTGCAGTTACAattcagaaagaaaaaatgtaagtgCAAAACCAAAGAACAGAGCTCACAGCATTTAACTGACATTTATTTGCAATATTAGATATTACACAATTTAGAATTTACAGGAGTAGAACCATCaacatgaaatgttcaattatacacaaataaaataatttccccaagtaagttaaaaaaagaagaagaggggcaCGTTTAGATTCAGGACTGGATTGAACAGAATGGTACTGGTATATATTTCATGATATAATTAAAGCCAGCCATCTCGGGATCATTTTAGGGTTTATTTTACAAACTGTCATTTTGGCCTCAAACTCAAAACTTGTCTTGCAATAATTTTACAGAAAAGTTcagttaaatgtattttacttATTAGACAATATATAACTAATAATtactaaacaaatacaaattcaGGAACAGATTAAAGATAAGGCAAAGTTCACAAAAAGCATGTCCTGTTGAGAAAGTGAAGTCTGACCAAACATTCTGACTGTCCACATCTTTTCGACTGGGTGATCTAAATCTTAAACAACTTCCATGTCCATGACATTCAAGCTTATTTGCCAAAAGGTGAAAACAAACATTTGGTTCTCTGCGTTTTATGTGCAGGTAAAATAAATAGGGGAAAACATGTCATAAATCGAATAATAACTCAACTTTGAAAGCAATTATGAAAAGAAAATTAAGGTTCAAACAGCTGCTGAACCATAAACTCCAGATCATCCGACTGCAGATTCTCTGAGTGTGAATTCTATGTTTGCTGCAAGATGTTAACATGCAGTGGTACCCAAACACaaaattcacattttaaaatatattctcaTGCACTGGATCACTTACAGTGTTTCACCATGGCATCATGAAGTCAAATATCTAAAAAGTACAATCTAATGTGTTTTTGTGAGGAGGAAAACAATGTCATCCCCTTCAAACATAGTTTTAATCACTGCAACTTCAGATTGCTCCAACAACACAATTAAATGACAAACTATTATGACACTATTATGAAAGTTACTTTCCGTAAAATGAGGCCTGTTCAATGCACCTTTGTACATAAAAAGCAATTCTATGGCCTTGCTCAGACAAAGGCTGTTGTCCCTCACAGGTGACAAGGCAGTGACTGGGATGAAATATTTTAAGCTTCTCTTTGCTCCAACATTAGATCCCTGGACATAAGACGGCTTATCAGAGGCTAATACAACAGACCAAGGCCCTTTGAAGAACCTCCAGCGGAGCTAAAGtcagtttaataaattacattcatCATAAAATAGAAgagattacattttaaaagtgttCTTTTCTAATGTTGAACAATTAACATAGCAAGTATACTCCTTATATTCAAACCTATAATGTATGAACCTTTTCacaacaaatgaaaaagaaaaactgaacaaTATCTCTTGGTGGATTGTCTGAGTTAAtcacacacgtgtacacacacacacacacgttttcataaaaaaagaaaataaacttaTACCAGTCACTAAAAAAGACATCGGGAACATTAAAAAGCCGTTTTCAAAACGGGGAACTCAAACGTACATGAGAGGTGTAGAAGAGAAGGTGACGAATAAGAGTGAATTACATCTGTTTTGAACATGGGACACAATACCCAGCCCGCCTGTCACAAACAAAGTGGGGCCGTTGCATAATGTGGCATCAACCAAACCCAACTTCACCAAACCGTAACCTCTTTACTACATAAAGTATTTGACAGCGCATGAAGCACTTTTTCATCTTAAAAGTGGAACTAATGAAATTAAGCTGGATATTAACTCTCATACATAGTACACTTATACACGTTTGAGTGTCAGTGAAAATCTGTTGACTAATGCACTAACAAAGCTTTGCAAAACATTTCTTTCTAAATATGACTTAAGTGGAGTAGATTTAACGGAGTGATTTTTCACACAGAGCCTTTTAAATATGCACGGATATCCTCATCTGTGCAATTCTTCAGGCACTTATAACATTCAGATATTACAGTACTGACAACTGATTGGAACATTAAGACTAACAGTTCACACACGACTCAACTCATCTCTTATACGATCACAGGAACTTTTAGTTTGAATATAAACGGTAGTAATTGAACAATTTAAGTTGAGTAATTTAAGTCGACTTGGATGGGGAGGCTCCATCTGCCCAACTTGGAGCAGGAGCCGGTTTCACAAAGACGTCCGAGTGTTAGGCCAGATCTTATTTTGCTTGTTTTCTCACCAAAACAAAGATGGCCTTATTTTAACCTGAACGAGTTCGCCTCCCTGCCTGATAACTGTGATAATGCCATGGTAACAATCAGTGACACCTGCTGACCAGTGGCACCAAACTACCAAAGAAGGGGAAAGTCATGGCTCATATTTGATGGTTTTCTAACATTATTGCAAAGTGAGTAATGAGAGAGGGAAGATATTTGAGTGCTTTGTTGGTGGCGCCTGCCTGACGACTGAGCACAAGGACTGAAGACACTCCTCAGCTCGACACTTTGCTGAGATTTTATATGACCGgatgtcttttcttcttctatttttttttacactctTCGAGAATTTTCCCAGGTAAATGTCCTTGTAACTGTCGAACCGAAGCATTTTTTGACGAACTAGACACATTTGTGCAAGGAATACAATTAGACATCTGAAATCTGACTATTGGTTTGACCTAAACCAAAGTCTATCTTTGTGAAACTGGCTCCAGAAGTCAAAACCACTTTCATAGACATCAACAAGTCAACCGTCTCTGGACAGATAATtccaattcagttttttttataataaagaGAAAATCTAAAGGTTTGAATCATTGCTGCTTTACTGCCTTAAAGAAAACGTATCTGCAGCAAATGGATGATACAGTTTGTCGCCTCAGCAGACATACCGTATATATGCAATGCAAAGGCACACCAGGAGGTGGAGCACTGATCCTGTTCTCTGAGGCCGACAGGGTAAACAATATGGATGGactaacaacattttaaaaggagACTATTGTAATCTTTACAATGCGGTGTATTTCTAgttagtttgaaataattaaagcTGGCACTAGATAAACaatcattaatttaaaaaaagtttatatGACACATtcaagaaaggaaaaacaagttGTTGCTCAATATCTTGAGGGTACAATTTGAACAATCTCTCATATAGGACTCCTTTTCACATGGCCTTTATGACTTTTAGATAATATCTGTTCTGCTTATGTCTTCCTCTTGTACTATTTACATCATTATAATCCGTGAGTTGGTTTCCATTTCAGAAAAGGTAACGTTAGTGTATGAGGCTCCTATATGTGAACTGGAGACGTGTTGCATTTCATCTGATTAAGAGGCAAAATGCACTTCTGACGTTGTCAGTTTGTTTAGGAAATAAAAACCAGGAATTGATGCACATCACCGAGGATTCATGTTCATGTGGGTGCAAAGGTCCGTGCATACCAAGATCTTCTGTGACACTTCTATCTTTTATAACACAGTATAGTCCTAATAATTGAGCTATGTAATTTATTATGAGCGATCAAAGCAATGTCTATCACTTTTTCATCAGCAATGTTATCAGCATGCAGCTTGTTGTAGGTTGTGTGTGGTGTTAACAGAATATTTACAGAGCGGTTGTTTGTCGACTTTGACAGCCGCCACACGGCACAGACTTCTGTTCCTGGGGGTCACTTGAGGACGATCTGTTTCAGGAGCACAACACAGATCACTGAGTGGCTGGTCAACCACCGTCAAGGAGCAGCATTGTGACGGGGGTACAATTGATGAAAGTAAACAAATACGTAACCCTCT
This region includes:
- the LOC130204639 gene encoding ras-related protein Rap-2a — encoded protein: MREYKVVVLGSGGVGKSALTVQFVTGTFIEKYDPTIEDFYRKEIEVDSSPSVLEILDTAGTEQFASMRDLYIKNGQGFILVYSLVNQQSFQDIKPMRDQIIRVKRYEKVPVILVGNKVDLESEREVSSSEGQALAEEWGCPFMETSAKSKTMVDELFAEIVRQMDYAAQPDKDDPCCSSCNIQ